From a region of the Pukyongiella litopenaei genome:
- a CDS encoding YciI family protein produces MLVALIARDKPDSLGLRLANRAAHLDYIAKTGVATLAGPLIEDGNPVGSLILLNVADMPAAQVWADKDPYAKAGLFESVQLTEWKKVVG; encoded by the coding sequence ATGCTGGTTGCCCTGATCGCACGGGACAAGCCCGACTCGCTGGGCCTGCGGCTCGCAAACCGTGCCGCCCATCTGGATTACATCGCCAAGACCGGCGTGGCGACGCTGGCCGGCCCGCTGATCGAGGACGGCAACCCGGTCGGGTCGCTGATCTTGCTGAATGTCGCCGACATGCCGGCGGCGCAGGTCTGGGCCGACAAAGACCCCTATGCCAAGGCCGGTCTGTTCGAAAGCGTCCAGCTGACCGAATGGAAGAAGGTGGTCGGCTGA